From the genome of Terriglobales bacterium, one region includes:
- a CDS encoding carboxypeptidase-like regulatory domain-containing protein, protein MRAILISSLLGLSLVSAAAQASPGAVEGTVVEMTGAIFPDATILLINLRTLEIAKVRSNVNGNFRFEGVRPGRYEVIASDVKSNCFASKPKKVKVQAGQTLKLSIKLDFDRECKVVE, encoded by the coding sequence GTGCGTGCGATCTTGATCAGCTCGTTGCTCGGGCTTTCGCTTGTGTCCGCTGCAGCTCAGGCCAGTCCTGGCGCAGTGGAGGGCACGGTTGTGGAAATGACCGGCGCAATCTTCCCTGATGCCACCATCTTGCTGATCAATCTGCGTACTCTTGAGATTGCTAAGGTTCGAAGCAACGTGAACGGAAACTTCAGGTTTGAAGGCGTCCGCCCCGGCCGATACGAAGTGATTGCCAGTGACGTGAAGTCCAACTGCTTCGCATCCAAGCCGAAGAAGGTCAAAGTGCAGGCCGGCCAGACTCTCAAACTCTCTATCAAGCTCGATTTTGACCGGGAATGTAAGGTTGTCGAGTGA
- a CDS encoding glucose-6-phosphate isomerase — protein sequence MEFPVRFAYTNALAAAVGQEGLRPADLDAGAAASAVKAFRKRADSGDVGFPWLPEDRAVLRAVTEFADDLRPAIDDVLVVGIGGSALGAYALDVAMRGPHPVQITRKGKRGAPRPRLVVLDNIDPGFVAAALARLNPRRTAACVIAKSGSTAETLSTFMIVRRWMVKAMGRKARARIIAVTDPHKGDLLTIAKEEQYPLFFVPPNVGGRFSVLCPVGLLPAALCGLDVGKLLRGARDANALCWSEKMAENPALAAAVLHHGLHTKKRKSIEVVFAYSSYLWGAAFWYRQLWAESLGKRVNRKGEVVETGQTPVAALGVTDQHSQLQLYMEGPRDKMVTFWEVERPRVEVSIPRDFRQRDSCGYLGGKKLSALFRAERWATQAALTAAGRPNCRWKLERVDEYTVGALFQMLMFQTAFAGELYGVDAFDQPGVELGKKMTYGLMGRKGYEEYAKGLRETKGQPQD from the coding sequence ATGGAGTTCCCTGTCCGCTTTGCCTACACGAACGCGCTGGCTGCCGCCGTAGGCCAGGAAGGGCTGCGGCCGGCCGATCTCGATGCCGGCGCGGCTGCTTCCGCGGTGAAGGCGTTCCGCAAGCGCGCGGATTCAGGAGACGTTGGATTCCCGTGGTTGCCCGAAGACCGCGCCGTCCTGCGCGCGGTCACGGAGTTCGCCGACGACCTGCGTCCCGCGATTGACGATGTGTTGGTAGTCGGCATTGGCGGCTCGGCGCTGGGCGCCTACGCCCTGGACGTCGCCATGCGCGGACCGCATCCGGTGCAGATCACCCGCAAGGGGAAGCGAGGTGCGCCGCGCCCGCGCCTGGTGGTGCTGGACAACATCGATCCGGGTTTCGTGGCCGCGGCGCTCGCGCGGTTGAACCCGCGGCGCACCGCCGCGTGCGTGATCGCCAAGTCGGGTTCGACTGCGGAGACGCTTTCCACCTTCATGATCGTGCGCCGCTGGATGGTGAAAGCCATGGGGCGCAAGGCGCGGGCGCGCATCATCGCGGTCACGGACCCGCACAAGGGCGACCTGCTGACCATCGCCAAAGAAGAGCAATACCCGCTGTTCTTCGTCCCGCCCAACGTGGGCGGACGCTTCAGCGTGCTTTGCCCCGTGGGGCTGCTGCCGGCCGCGCTCTGCGGGCTCGATGTCGGCAAGCTGCTGCGCGGGGCGCGCGATGCGAATGCCCTGTGCTGGTCAGAAAAGATGGCAGAGAATCCGGCGCTGGCTGCGGCCGTGCTCCATCACGGCCTCCACACCAAGAAGCGAAAATCCATCGAGGTGGTCTTCGCGTATTCCTCCTATCTGTGGGGAGCGGCCTTCTGGTACCGGCAGCTCTGGGCGGAAAGCCTGGGCAAGCGCGTGAACCGCAAGGGCGAGGTGGTCGAGACCGGGCAGACGCCGGTGGCGGCACTGGGCGTCACCGACCAGCACTCGCAGCTCCAGCTCTACATGGAAGGGCCGCGGGACAAGATGGTGACCTTCTGGGAAGTGGAGCGCCCGCGCGTCGAGGTATCCATCCCGCGCGATTTCCGCCAGCGCGACTCCTGCGGGTACCTGGGCGGCAAGAAGCTTTCGGCCTTGTTCCGCGCGGAACGATGGGCCACGCAAGCGGCGCTGACCGCGGCCGGGCGTCCCAACTGCCGCTGGAAGCTCGAGCGCGTGGACGAATACACGGTCGGCGCGCTGTTCCAGATGCTGATGTTCCAGACCGCCTTCGCGGGCGAACTCTACGGAGTGGATGCTTTCGACCAGCCCGGAGTCGAGCTGGGCAAGAAGATGACCTACGGGCTGATGGGGCGCAAGGGATATGAGGAGTACGCCAAGGGACTGCGGGAGACGAAAGGCCAGCCCCAGGATTGA
- the lptD gene encoding LPS assembly protein LptD gives MTRRTRFHITAVLLCHLLLATPVFTSQSPPEPSSAGQEPASGSAPEGESVILRAREQEKSGERFELRGEVEILYGDFVLRADRVSYDAATGQATAEGNVRLEGGPHAEHIEATRATYNLRTETGEFEDVSGTIGVRLTGRSITLTTTNPFAFRGRRVEKTGPRRFIVHSGMVTSCEMPDPRWSFHTARAVIEVDETARIYNSTFRVKKVPVFYFPYAQHPVGRVKRRSGFQVPTFGTSSRKGTILGESVYWAINRSADATVGAEYWSERGWAQHGEFRARPSQTSRVYASYYGVLDRQDQDGQDVRFNAEGHFPRGFRGVADLNYLSSFVFRLAFTETFSQAVNSEVKSKTFLSKDWNGFFFNGFAARYQNFQSTTPGDVVTIWHAPSVEVSTVDQKLGGSPVYWSLDTSLGGLSRKEPAFRTSDMVGRFDIYPRASLPLHHKGWSFRPEVALRTTYYTERQVLTGGTLSTTDEAVNRRALETVLEVRPPALGRIFERPVRGAKLKHVVEPRVIFRRVSGVNAFPNIIRFDARDILSDTAEIEYGVVQRFYAKRVEPRPDCPALPQVSGPSYEEDVFGERPQVALEEEDCGPAEAREVVTWEVAQKYFFNEDFGGALVNGKRNVFTTSVDFAGIAFLTEPRRFSPVISRLRVRRGPNTDVEWHLDVDPKENRINASTALVNHRVREFFLGFSHAYLRTPGEIFVSVPGSVPTPDRFNQFRFLAGWGHPNKRGISTAANIGFDAHFNFLQYAAFQTTYNWDCCGLSMEYRRFALGQVRNENQYRFAFTLANIGSFGNLRRQERIF, from the coding sequence ATGACGCGCCGCACTCGTTTTCATATCACGGCGGTCCTTCTCTGTCATCTGCTTCTCGCTACTCCGGTGTTTACCAGCCAGTCACCGCCCGAACCGTCCTCCGCCGGCCAGGAACCGGCTTCCGGGAGTGCGCCCGAGGGCGAGAGCGTCATCCTGCGCGCCCGCGAGCAGGAAAAGTCCGGCGAGCGGTTCGAGCTGCGCGGCGAGGTCGAGATCCTCTACGGCGACTTCGTTCTGCGCGCCGACCGCGTCTCCTACGACGCCGCCACCGGCCAGGCCACGGCCGAAGGCAACGTTCGGCTCGAGGGCGGCCCCCACGCCGAGCACATCGAAGCCACGCGCGCCACCTACAACCTGCGCACCGAGACCGGGGAGTTCGAAGACGTCTCCGGCACCATCGGCGTCCGGCTGACTGGTCGCAGCATCACGCTGACCACCACCAACCCCTTCGCCTTCCGCGGACGACGGGTGGAAAAGACCGGCCCCAGGCGCTTCATCGTCCACAGCGGCATGGTGACCTCCTGCGAGATGCCGGATCCGCGCTGGAGCTTCCACACCGCGCGCGCCGTCATTGAGGTCGACGAGACGGCGCGCATCTACAACAGCACCTTCCGCGTCAAGAAAGTGCCGGTGTTCTACTTCCCCTACGCGCAGCATCCGGTGGGCCGGGTGAAGCGGCGCTCCGGCTTCCAGGTGCCCACGTTTGGAACGTCCTCGCGCAAGGGAACGATCCTGGGCGAATCGGTCTATTGGGCCATCAATCGCAGCGCGGACGCGACCGTGGGCGCCGAATACTGGTCCGAGCGCGGGTGGGCGCAGCACGGCGAATTCCGCGCCCGCCCCAGCCAGACCTCGCGCGTCTATGCCAGCTACTACGGCGTGCTCGACCGCCAGGACCAGGACGGCCAGGACGTCCGCTTCAACGCTGAGGGCCACTTCCCGCGCGGCTTCCGCGGCGTGGCCGACCTGAACTACCTCAGCTCCTTCGTTTTCCGCCTGGCCTTCACGGAGACCTTCTCGCAGGCGGTGAACTCGGAGGTGAAGTCCAAGACCTTCCTCTCCAAGGACTGGAACGGCTTCTTCTTCAACGGTTTTGCCGCCCGCTACCAGAACTTCCAGAGCACCACGCCCGGCGACGTGGTCACTATTTGGCACGCGCCCAGCGTGGAAGTCTCGACCGTGGACCAGAAGCTGGGCGGCTCGCCCGTGTACTGGTCGCTGGATACCTCACTGGGCGGCCTGTCGCGCAAGGAGCCGGCCTTCCGCACCAGCGACATGGTAGGCCGCTTCGATATCTACCCTCGGGCTTCGCTTCCCCTGCATCACAAGGGGTGGTCGTTCCGTCCCGAGGTGGCGTTGCGCACGACGTACTACACGGAGCGGCAAGTCCTGACCGGCGGAACACTTTCCACGACCGATGAAGCCGTGAACCGGCGCGCGCTCGAGACCGTGCTGGAGGTGCGTCCGCCGGCGCTGGGGCGCATCTTCGAGCGGCCGGTGCGGGGCGCGAAGCTCAAGCACGTGGTCGAGCCCAGGGTGATCTTTCGGCGCGTGAGCGGCGTCAACGCCTTTCCCAACATCATCCGCTTCGACGCCCGCGACATCCTGAGCGACACCGCCGAAATCGAATATGGCGTAGTGCAGCGCTTCTACGCCAAGCGGGTGGAGCCGCGGCCGGATTGCCCCGCGCTGCCCCAGGTCAGCGGGCCCTCCTACGAGGAGGACGTGTTCGGGGAACGGCCGCAGGTGGCCCTCGAAGAAGAAGACTGCGGCCCGGCCGAGGCCCGCGAAGTGGTCACCTGGGAGGTGGCGCAGAAATATTTCTTCAACGAGGACTTCGGCGGCGCGCTGGTGAACGGCAAGCGCAACGTGTTCACCACCTCGGTGGATTTCGCCGGCATCGCTTTCCTGACCGAGCCGCGGCGCTTCTCGCCGGTGATTTCGCGGCTGCGGGTGCGGCGCGGGCCCAACACCGACGTGGAATGGCACCTCGACGTCGACCCCAAGGAGAACCGCATCAACGCCTCGACGGCGCTGGTGAACCACCGCGTGCGCGAGTTCTTCCTGGGCTTCAGCCACGCCTACCTGCGCACGCCGGGCGAGATCTTCGTCTCCGTGCCCGGGAGCGTGCCCACGCCCGACCGCTTCAATCAGTTCCGCTTCCTGGCGGGCTGGGGGCATCCCAACAAGCGGGGCATCAGCACCGCGGCCAACATCGGCTTCGACGCTCACTTCAACTTCCTGCAGTACGCCGCCTTCCAGACCACCTACAACTGGGACTGCTGCGGGCTGAGCATGGAATACCGCCGCTTCGCCCTGGGCCAGGTACGCAACGAGAACCAGTACCGCTTCGCCTTCACCCTGGCCAATATCGGCAGCTTCGGTAACCTGCGCCGGCAGGAGCGGATCTTCTAG
- the fusA gene encoding elongation factor G, which produces MKVYETANLRNLAVVGHSHAGKTSLVAAMLYTAGSTQRLGRVDEGSTVTDHDEEEIARRMSISTGVAYAEWAGKKINLLDTPGFNMFVHEAEIALALPAESALVVVDGVSGVEVVTERVWGYAEHRELPRAIVATRMDRERADATRVLESLTASFGRAVVPVQLPIGSEKNLSGVVDLVRMKAYTYDLGGSGKGKEGDIPAGLAEAAKAAHEKLVELIAEGNDALMEEFFDQGTLSEEHLTRGLRDAIREHRVFPVLFASGLGNVGTDRLLDFIAEYPPSPAERPPVQAAVPSGNGEPATRKMADSEPLSLQVFKTLADPFAGRISYFKVVSGVLHSEATVQNFTRGSSEKMSHISVMQGKEAKAIAALHAGDIGGVAKLRDTFTFDTLGDKASPIQYPKVVLPEPAVTFAIEPKSRADEDKLSTGIHKLQEEDLMVRFFRDPQTKEFLLAGAGQQHVEVIVAKLKKRYHTEVNLKAPKVPYRETIRGKADAHGRHKKQTGGHGQFGDCKIKMEPLPRGGKFEFVNEIFGGAIPKNFIPAVEKGIIEAAERGYLAGYPVVDFRVILYDGSYHDVDSNELSFKIAGRLAFRKAMEQAKPTLLEPIMKVEITVPDEFAGSIMGDLNSRRGRIQGMDNKAGKTIIRAECPMAEMLTYGTDLTSMTQGRGSFTMEMDHYDIVPAHLQEKIIAQAKAERGEIKEEEE; this is translated from the coding sequence GTGAAGGTCTACGAAACCGCCAACCTACGCAACCTGGCCGTAGTCGGACACTCCCATGCCGGCAAGACCTCGCTGGTGGCCGCCATGCTCTATACCGCCGGCTCCACCCAGCGCCTGGGCCGCGTCGATGAGGGCTCCACCGTCACCGACCACGATGAAGAAGAGATTGCCCGCCGGATGTCGATTTCCACCGGCGTGGCCTATGCCGAGTGGGCGGGGAAGAAGATCAATCTCCTGGACACCCCGGGCTTCAACATGTTCGTGCACGAAGCCGAGATCGCCCTCGCCCTGCCCGCCGAATCCGCTCTGGTGGTAGTGGACGGCGTCTCCGGCGTCGAGGTGGTGACCGAGCGTGTATGGGGCTACGCCGAGCACCGCGAGCTGCCGCGCGCCATCGTGGCCACGCGCATGGACCGCGAGCGCGCCGACGCCACCCGCGTCCTGGAATCGCTCACGGCTTCGTTCGGCCGCGCTGTCGTCCCGGTGCAGCTTCCCATCGGCAGCGAGAAGAATCTTTCCGGCGTCGTCGACCTGGTCCGCATGAAGGCTTACACCTACGACCTGGGCGGCAGCGGCAAGGGCAAGGAAGGCGACATCCCCGCCGGCCTGGCTGAGGCCGCCAAGGCCGCGCATGAAAAGCTGGTCGAGCTCATCGCCGAAGGCAACGACGCCCTGATGGAAGAGTTCTTCGACCAGGGCACCCTCTCCGAGGAGCACCTCACCCGCGGCCTGCGCGACGCCATCCGTGAGCACCGCGTCTTCCCGGTGCTGTTCGCTTCCGGGCTGGGCAACGTGGGCACCGACCGCCTGCTGGACTTCATCGCCGAATACCCGCCCTCGCCCGCCGAGCGTCCGCCGGTCCAGGCGGCGGTTCCGAGCGGCAACGGCGAGCCCGCCACGCGCAAGATGGCGGACTCCGAGCCGCTCTCGCTGCAGGTCTTCAAGACGCTCGCCGACCCTTTCGCCGGCCGCATCTCGTACTTCAAGGTCGTCTCCGGCGTGCTGCATTCGGAAGCCACGGTGCAGAACTTCACGCGCGGCTCGAGCGAGAAGATGTCGCACATCTCCGTCATGCAGGGCAAGGAGGCCAAGGCCATCGCCGCGCTGCACGCCGGCGACATCGGCGGCGTCGCCAAGCTGCGCGACACCTTCACGTTCGACACGCTCGGCGACAAGGCCAGCCCCATCCAATACCCCAAGGTCGTGCTGCCCGAGCCCGCCGTTACTTTCGCCATCGAGCCCAAGAGCCGCGCCGACGAAGACAAGCTCTCCACCGGCATCCACAAATTGCAGGAAGAAGACCTGATGGTCCGCTTCTTCCGCGACCCGCAGACCAAGGAGTTCCTGCTGGCGGGCGCCGGGCAGCAGCACGTCGAGGTCATCGTCGCCAAGCTTAAGAAGCGCTATCACACCGAGGTCAACCTGAAGGCGCCCAAGGTGCCCTACCGCGAGACCATCCGCGGCAAGGCGGACGCCCACGGCCGCCACAAGAAGCAGACCGGCGGCCACGGCCAGTTCGGCGACTGCAAGATCAAGATGGAGCCCCTGCCCCGCGGCGGCAAGTTCGAGTTCGTCAATGAGATCTTCGGCGGCGCCATCCCCAAGAACTTCATTCCCGCCGTCGAGAAGGGCATCATCGAGGCCGCCGAGCGCGGCTACCTGGCTGGATATCCCGTGGTGGATTTCCGCGTCATCCTCTACGACGGTTCCTACCACGACGTCGATTCCAATGAACTGTCGTTTAAGATTGCCGGCCGCCTGGCCTTCCGCAAGGCCATGGAGCAGGCCAAGCCCACGCTGCTCGAACCCATCATGAAGGTGGAGATCACCGTGCCCGACGAGTTCGCCGGCTCTATCATGGGCGACCTCAACTCGCGCCGCGGCCGCATCCAGGGCATGGACAACAAGGCCGGCAAGACCATCATCCGCGCCGAATGCCCCATGGCCGAGATGCTCACCTACGGCACCGACCTCACCTCCATGACCCAGGGCCGCGGCTCCTTCACCATGGAGATGGACCACTACGACATCGTCCCCGCCCATCTCCAGGAAAAGATCATCGCCCAGGCCAAGGCCGAACGCGGCGAAATCAAGGAAGAAGAAGAGTAA
- a CDS encoding group 1 truncated hemoglobin, translating to MLKRSVSLALCVLLVSSTLAVAAPQQKTESLYKRLGGYDAIAAVTDDFLNRLATDPQMGRFFQGLSTSSVTKTRQHIVDFLCQATGGPCAYHGRDMKTAHAGLKITKADWDLSVKLLTATLDKFQVPAKEKGEVLAAVGGLEKDIVEVK from the coding sequence ATGCTCAAGAGATCCGTATCACTCGCGCTGTGCGTGCTGCTGGTGAGCTCGACGCTGGCCGTGGCGGCGCCGCAACAGAAGACCGAATCGCTGTACAAACGCCTGGGCGGCTACGACGCGATCGCCGCCGTCACCGACGACTTTCTCAACCGGCTGGCCACCGATCCGCAGATGGGCCGCTTCTTCCAGGGGCTGAGCACCAGCTCGGTGACCAAGACGCGGCAGCACATCGTGGACTTCCTGTGCCAGGCCACGGGCGGACCCTGCGCCTACCACGGCCGCGACATGAAGACCGCGCACGCCGGCCTGAAAATCACCAAGGCGGATTGGGATTTGTCGGTCAAGCTGCTCACGGCCACGCTCGACAAGTTCCAGGTGCCGGCCAAAGAGAAAGGCGAAGTGCTGGCGGCAGTCGGAGGGCTGGAGAAGGACATCGTGGAAGTGAAGTAG
- a CDS encoding RDD family protein yields MACPRCGDPCTCGFTQEGTDAGSHVAVLIDPEDYTPSEESFAASLEGEALEGARAEQFAGATSAFEADQILETGSAPAATAARDTPVTPLMAAATPVTATATAQDLYRSAPPNGADWRQEVASRLHAYRSRRRRRAENASLSLNFEAEGAAPEAPNVIVFPRLQVAAGPAARVEYRAPGVPEPPPVPAPSVPVAETEELAEPVADAPQILEAPPVEEAAEAVSSELALALETDEAPLPADAENIDLPLPVAPIELRLFAALVDVLVVLVATVLFAAVFLQIAGTPPAGKLLLAALLAVPTAFWCLYQYLFLVYGGTTPGMRVARLELRTFEGERPWRVERRNRALAVVVSCISLGLGFLWSLVDEDSLAWHDRITRTFLIAPD; encoded by the coding sequence ATGGCCTGTCCGCGCTGCGGAGACCCGTGCACCTGCGGCTTCACGCAGGAGGGCACGGATGCCGGCTCCCACGTCGCCGTCCTGATCGACCCGGAAGATTACACGCCCAGCGAAGAGAGCTTCGCGGCATCGCTCGAAGGGGAAGCCCTGGAGGGAGCGCGCGCCGAGCAGTTCGCCGGCGCCACCTCCGCCTTCGAAGCCGACCAGATCCTGGAGACGGGCAGCGCGCCTGCGGCGACCGCCGCCCGGGACACGCCGGTGACGCCGCTCATGGCTGCCGCCACGCCGGTCACCGCGACCGCCACGGCGCAGGACCTCTATCGCTCGGCTCCGCCGAATGGCGCCGACTGGCGGCAGGAAGTGGCTTCGCGCCTCCACGCCTACCGGTCGCGCCGGCGGCGGCGCGCCGAGAACGCCTCACTCAGCCTGAATTTCGAGGCGGAAGGCGCTGCCCCCGAAGCGCCCAACGTCATCGTCTTCCCGCGCCTGCAGGTGGCCGCGGGCCCGGCCGCGCGCGTGGAGTATCGCGCGCCGGGAGTCCCGGAGCCGCCTCCAGTCCCTGCGCCCAGCGTCCCGGTTGCTGAAACCGAGGAGCTGGCAGAGCCGGTCGCTGACGCGCCCCAGATCCTGGAAGCGCCGCCCGTCGAGGAAGCCGCCGAAGCCGTCTCTTCGGAGTTGGCGCTGGCCCTGGAGACGGACGAAGCGCCGCTGCCCGCTGACGCCGAGAACATCGACCTGCCGCTGCCGGTCGCTCCCATCGAGCTGCGCCTGTTCGCCGCCCTGGTGGATGTGCTGGTCGTGCTGGTAGCCACCGTCCTGTTCGCCGCCGTCTTCCTGCAGATTGCCGGGACGCCGCCCGCGGGCAAGCTGCTGCTGGCAGCGCTCTTGGCCGTGCCCACCGCCTTCTGGTGCCTCTACCAGTATCTGTTCCTGGTCTACGGCGGGACCACGCCGGGTATGCGCGTGGCCCGCCTGGAGCTGCGCACCTTCGAGGGCGAGCGGCCGTGGCGCGTCGAGCGGCGCAACCGGGCGCTGGCCGTGGTGGTCTCCTGCATCTCGCTCGGCCTAGGGTTTCTGTGGTCGCTGGTGGATGAGGACTCGCTCGCCTGGCACGACCGCATTACGCGGACGTTCTTGATCGCGCCGGACTAG
- the gltX gene encoding glutamate--tRNA ligase, whose protein sequence is MPRENKVRVRFAPSPTGHLHVGNARTALFNWLFARQKRGTFILRIEDTDLERSEARFEDLIYDDLRWLGLDWDEGPDVGGPHAPYRQSERLELYRQNAERLLAEGKAYLCFCTPEELERERQRAIAEHLPQHYSGKCRTIDAGESKRRRAAGEAAAIRLLIPEHPIRFHDLVRGDVEFAHEAVGDPIILRSNGMPVYNYVVVIDDAAMQITHVIRGDDHLSNTPKQVALYEALGWPVPEFAHLSTILGGDRERLSKRHGATSIENFRSMGVLPEALMNYLALLGWAPSGGDREVFSREELVKEFQLERVTPSPAVFDMDKLNWLNRHYVKQSPSDRIVELALPFFVTAGLLPEQPDAAARAWFQKLVELLAPSVDRLEQLPERAAFIFRYDAAAALASPDNAEVLALEKAKAVMEAFARRMMQEAGPMTAERFNAMVNEIKTETGAKGRELFHPIRIILTGSHSGPAFDKLVPILEEGSALDLPQHVKSVGERAEAFAKTTASK, encoded by the coding sequence GTGCCCCGTGAAAACAAGGTTCGCGTCCGCTTTGCGCCCTCTCCCACCGGACATCTGCACGTGGGCAACGCCCGCACGGCGCTGTTCAACTGGCTGTTCGCGCGGCAGAAGCGCGGCACGTTCATCCTGCGCATCGAAGACACCGATCTGGAGCGCAGCGAGGCCCGCTTCGAAGACCTGATTTACGACGACCTGCGCTGGCTCGGACTGGACTGGGACGAGGGTCCGGACGTGGGCGGGCCGCACGCGCCCTACCGGCAGTCCGAGCGGCTGGAGCTTTACCGGCAAAACGCCGAGCGGCTGCTTGCGGAGGGCAAGGCGTATCTCTGCTTTTGCACGCCGGAGGAGCTGGAGCGCGAGCGGCAACGGGCCATCGCAGAGCATCTTCCGCAACATTATTCGGGCAAGTGCCGGACGATCGATGCAGGGGAATCGAAGCGTCGCCGCGCCGCGGGCGAAGCGGCCGCGATCCGGCTACTGATTCCAGAGCATCCAATCCGCTTCCATGATCTGGTACGCGGCGACGTGGAGTTTGCGCACGAGGCCGTGGGCGACCCCATCATCCTGCGCTCCAACGGCATGCCGGTCTACAACTATGTGGTGGTGATCGACGACGCCGCCATGCAGATCACGCACGTCATCCGCGGCGACGACCACCTTTCGAACACGCCCAAGCAGGTGGCGCTCTATGAGGCGCTGGGCTGGCCGGTGCCCGAGTTCGCGCATCTTTCGACGATTCTGGGCGGCGACCGCGAGCGGCTCTCCAAGCGCCACGGCGCGACTTCGATCGAAAACTTCCGCAGCATGGGGGTGCTGCCGGAAGCGCTCATGAACTACCTGGCCCTGCTGGGCTGGGCGCCCTCGGGCGGCGACCGCGAAGTGTTCTCGCGCGAGGAACTTGTGAAAGAGTTTCAGCTCGAGCGCGTGACGCCATCGCCTGCGGTCTTCGACATGGACAAGCTCAACTGGCTGAACCGGCACTACGTGAAACAGAGCCCGAGTGACCGCATCGTGGAGCTGGCGCTGCCGTTCTTTGTGACGGCAGGCTTGCTGCCGGAGCAGCCGGATGCAGCCGCGCGGGCGTGGTTTCAAAAGCTGGTCGAGCTGCTGGCGCCGTCCGTGGATCGGCTGGAGCAATTGCCGGAGCGAGCGGCGTTCATTTTTCGCTACGACGCCGCGGCGGCGCTGGCCTCGCCGGACAACGCCGAGGTCCTGGCGCTGGAGAAGGCCAAGGCGGTGATGGAAGCGTTTGCGCGACGCATGATGCAGGAGGCCGGCCCGATGACCGCCGAGCGCTTCAATGCGATGGTCAACGAGATCAAAACCGAGACCGGAGCCAAAGGCAGGGAATTGTTCCATCCCATCCGCATCATCCTGACCGGGTCGCATTCCGGGCCAGCCTTCGACAAGCTGGTGCCCATCCTGGAAGAGGGCAGTGCGCTCGACCTTCCGCAACATGTCAAGAGCGTGGGGGAGCGGGCGGAGGCGTTCGCCAAGACCACGGCCTCGAAGTAG
- a CDS encoding thioredoxin domain-containing protein, which produces MVQKQRVLFLVLTLVLAVAAVAQQAAVTPVSAALKPPKGAKVAIVVFEDLQCPDCRRAAPLLAEAARVYKIPLVRYDFPLPMHNWSFDAHVFARYFDTKSKKLGDEFREFIFQNQPQITRENLRSFADRFAAEHKTPLPFLVDPRGELAAKVKADYTLGQRTGVSHTPTIYVVSDTTRGKPFVEVVDRSELFTLIDEMIRAAK; this is translated from the coding sequence ATGGTTCAGAAGCAACGGGTTCTCTTCCTGGTTTTGACCCTGGTGTTGGCGGTTGCCGCAGTGGCACAACAGGCCGCGGTGACTCCGGTGAGCGCGGCGCTGAAGCCGCCCAAGGGCGCGAAGGTCGCCATCGTGGTCTTCGAAGACCTGCAGTGCCCGGACTGCCGGCGGGCGGCCCCGCTTTTGGCCGAGGCGGCGCGCGTCTACAAGATCCCGCTGGTGCGTTACGACTTTCCGCTGCCCATGCACAACTGGAGCTTCGACGCGCACGTGTTCGCGCGCTACTTCGATACCAAGTCCAAGAAACTGGGCGACGAGTTCCGCGAGTTCATCTTCCAGAACCAGCCGCAGATCACGCGCGAGAACCTGCGCAGCTTCGCCGACCGCTTCGCCGCCGAGCACAAGACGCCGCTGCCCTTCCTGGTGGATCCGCGGGGCGAGCTGGCCGCCAAGGTGAAGGCCGACTACACGCTGGGGCAGCGCACCGGCGTCTCGCACACGCCGACCATCTACGTGGTGAGCGATACCACGCGCGGCAAGCCGTTCGTCGAGGTGGTGGACCGCTCGGAGCTGTTCACGCTGATCGACGAGATGATCCGGGCGGCCAAATAA